The genomic stretch CGGCATTTGCTCGGATTTGGCACGTTTAACCGCATCTTCCAAGCGAACAATACCGTCGGTCACGGAAAATTCAGAATGGAGGCGTAAATGGATAAAGAAAGGTGCGTTCATGCCGATATTTTAACATCTGCGCCTATTCATGGTGGCGTAATTACTGCTTCAATTGTGGCCAGTTGCGCGTATGATGGATGAAGCGCTTTATCAAAAAAGGAGGGCTTATGGACGCAGGCTTAGTCAATGCCGCGAGTAATGCAGGGGCCAATGATGTTGCCCCCTTGCTGATGCTGAAAAAGGCTATGGATATTCAGGCCAATACTACCTTGAGTTTGTTAAATGCACTGCCGCAGCCGCCCCAAACAAATAACCCGCCGAATTTGGGGCAAAGTATCGACGTAAGAGTTTAGCTCGCTGCAAATTAAAAAGCCCATCGTTTAATGGGCTTTTTAATGAGTATTACTTTAAAGGGCTTAGCTGTACAGGCTCACCAAGCAATACCTGCCATTCTTTTACTAGGCGCCAAGTTGATTTCTGGTCAACCAACTCAACTTGCCAACGCTCTAGCGCAATGGGATTGGCAAGTTTACCGACGAACATTTTACTGCCTTGTGGTTTTAATTCAACGGTTTGATCGATCCCAACTCGGGTTGGATGCGATAACTTTAAATTCAATCTTTCAGCAAGATCTTGGTTCAAGATGACGCGAATACTTTGCTGATCGTCGCCCAAAAATAGCTGAGCTTCAATGCCTATGCTTTGCGCTTTGGTGTCTAGCGCTAGCCGTTCATTAATGCGTTGCCCATCTTTGTAATAACTGTCGCTGACCAAGCCATCTTTATTGGTGTAGGCCAAATAGCCCATATGTATCCCCGCTATGATTGCCAAAGCGGGGAAAAAGATGATCAACCACACGAAGCCGTGCTTATACCAAGGTTTGTTGTCTTTCGAATCCATTAATCTCGTCCAATAAATGTCGCTTTTTCACGAGCGAAAATTTGTGGGTCATCCAGCGATTTTACCGTGATAAAGATCGGGTGGCTGCCTGCTTTGGCTTGTGTCGGCGCAACTTGCAAGCGTACTGAGACATCGGTCGTTTTGGTTGGTTCCAGTGTGTATTGGCCTTTTCCTTCTGCCACGACTTTCATGGTCGGCAAACCATCGGCGCTAATTACATAGGTGTGCGCTTTTTCGCTAGCATTTTGAATCTGCACGCGATAGGTGTTCTCTAGCCAGCCATCCTCAACTTCACGTACCAGTGCTACACGGTCGCGTTCGATATTGACTTTAATCGGTTGGCGATTAATCAAGGAATACACCGTAACGCCTAAAATAATGCTCAGCAACAGTGCATACATCAGTACGCGCGGGCGTTTTAGTTGTTTATGTATGTCTTTTTCTGGGTATTTATGTTCCAGAGCGTTTTCGGTGGTGTAGCGAATCAGGCCGCGGGGATATTGCATTTTATCCATCACTTCGTCGCAGGCGTCAATACAGGCGGCGCAGCCAATGCATTCGTATTGCAAGCCGTTACGAATGTCGATGCCGACAGGGCAGACTTGCACGCAGATTGAACAGTCAATGCAGTCGCCAAGACCTGCAGCTTTGTAATTCGACCCTTTTTTACGCGTACCGCGATTTTCCCCACGTTCTTTGTCGTAGCTAATAATCAAGGTATCCGCGTCGAACATGGCACTCTGGAATCGTGCGTAAGGGCACATGTATTTACAAACTTGCTCGCGAAGCCAGCCAGCATTGCCATAGGTCGCAAAGCCGTAGAACAAAATCCAGAATGCTTCTGTGCCTGTAATGCCGAGAATCAATAGCTCGGCCCAGAGTTCGCGAATAGGCGTGAAGTAGCCAACAAAAGTGAAGCCTGTCCATAGAGAGAAAATGATCCAAAGGCTGTGCTTGCTCGCTTTCAGTCTGGCTTTTCTGGCGCTAATGGGGGCGTTATCCAGTTTGATCCGTGCTGCTCGATCGCCTTCAACCCACTTTTCTATCCATAAGAATATTTCGGTGTAGACCGTCTGCGGACAGGCGTAACCACACCAAAGCCTGCCACCTATCGTTGTCCAAGCAAATAGGCCAAACGCAGAGAGTAAGAGTAGGGCGGTGAGGTAGATAAAATCTTGCGGCAAGAACACAAAACCGAAGATATAAAACTTGCGCTGAACAAGGTCAAATAACAGGGCTTGGCGCTCGTTAATTTGCAGCCATGGCATGCCGTAAAAGAATAGCTGAGTGGCAATCACGAAAAAAATTCGCCATTTATTCCAAAAGCCATTAATCCAGCGTGGGTAGATTTTTTTATGTGCGGCGTAAAGTAACACTTCTTCGATTTCGCCATTGTCTTTAACTTCGACAACGTTGACTGGGATGTCTTTGAGTTTTTTGCTCATTTTTACACTCCGCTCAGAACATTCAGCAAATAGTGGGTCTGTTTGATCAAGGTTCTGCAAGTAAAAACGGGCAGGAAAACCTGCCCGATTAAATTGGTAGTTGTTGTGCTTATTTCTTGTCTTGGCTTAAGCTGTATACATAGGCAGATAGCAGATGTACTTTGCCGTCGCCTAGGAACTCTTTCCAAGCTGGCATCACGTTATCACGACCATTGGTGATGGTTTCAACGATCGTTGCTTCAGACGAACCGTAGAGCCAAACTTTATCTGTCAGGTTTGGCGCGCCAATATCTTGGTTGCCTTTACCTTCAACGCCATGGCAAGCAACGCAAACTTGTTTGAAAGTCTCTGCACCGCGACTTGCACGAACATCATTAAAGTTGGTCTGGCCAGAAATTTTCAAGACATAGTTTGCTACGTCACGTACTTTCTCTTCACCAAACGCAGCACCAAATGCTGGCATTTGACCGTGACGACCTTTTTTCAGAGTTTCTTCGATTTTCTCTGGTGAGCCACCGTATAGCCAGTCGCTGTCGGTTAGGTTAGGGAAGCCTTTTGCTCCACGGGCGTCAGAGCCGTGACACTGAACGCAGTAGGTTTGAAATAGGCGTTTACCCATTTCATTGGCTTCCTGGTTTTTAGCCAACACAGGGATAGGCATTGCGGTGTATTGGTCGTAAAGCTTCTGATATTTTGCATCAGCTTTAGCAACTTCTTCCTTGTGTTGGCCTTCTTGTGACCAGCCTTTGGCGTTACCAAATGCTACCAAACCTGGGTAAAGCCATAAATAGCCGAGTGCAAACACGATGGTCATCACGAACATGCCAACCCACCAGCCTGGTAGTGGGTTGTTGTATTCTTCCAGGTCGCCATCCCATTTATGGCCAGTTACTTCTGCTTTTTCGCCTTTTTTGAGTTTGACCTTCATTTGCGTTAAAAGCACGTACGCACAGAAAACAATGCCCAAAATTGACACTGTGGCAATAAAGTAGCCCCAGAAACTGCTAGTAAAGTCTGTCATTCTCTATTTCTCCGTTAGCCGATTAGGACTGCTTGCCCGACGATGGAAGGTCATCGTCGAGGAACGGTTGTTGTGCTGCGTCGTCAAAGTTTTTCTTGCTAGATTTGCTGTAAGCCCATACGCAAATAGCGATGAACAATACGAAACCTAATACCGTCACAATGATGCGCACTTCGTTCTGCAGATCCATTGGGCTTACCTTTTATTTTTCAGAGCGAGACCAAGGCCTTGCATGTAGGCGATGACTGCTTCCATTTCGGTCTTACCTTCCACTTCTTTTGATGCAGCTGCTATTTCAGCATCAGTGTAAGGAACGCCGAGTTTGCGAAGGGCTTCCATTTTCTTCGGAGTGACTTCCGCGTTAATGGTATTGGCCGCAAGCCATGGGAATGCAGGCATGTTTGATTCTGGCACTACGTCACGAGGATTCATTAAGTGGGCGCGATGCCACTCATCTGAATAGCGACCGCCAACACGAGCTAGGTCAGGGCCGGTGCGCTTTGAACCCCATTGGAATGGATGATCGTAAACCGATTCGCCTGCTACAGAATAGTGGCCATAACGCTCTGTTTCTGAACGGAAAGGACGGATCATTTGTGAGTGGCAGTTGTAGCAGCCTTCACGAATGTAAACATCACGACCTTCAAGACGTAAAGCACTGTATGGTTTTACGCCTGCGATCGGCTGGGTTACAGATTTACTGAACATCAAGGGTAGAATTTCAACCAACATCGCGATACTGATGGTGATCAGTGTCATGATGATGAGGGCTGCTACATTTTCCTCGATTAGTTTCTGAATTTTATTCATTGTTATTTTCCTTCCCTAATCAAGCGTGAGACGCAACGGCTGGGATTTTTGCATCGACAGCTTTGCCGTCAAATACAGTGCGCAGTACGTTGTACATCATCAAAATCATGCCCAATAGGTACACCAGGCCGCCCAAGAAGCGGATGAAGTAGTACGGATACGAAGCTTTAACGGCGTCGATAAAGGCGTAAGTTAATGTGCCGTCAGCATTGATCGCGCGCCACATTAGGCCTTGAGTCACACCCGAGATCCACATAGAAGCGATGTACAGTACAACGCCCAGTGTTGCCATCCAGAAGTGGACTTCGATCAACTTAACCGACCACATTTGCTCACGACCGAACAGACGTGGGATCAGGTAGTAAATCGAACCGATTGAGATCATTGCAACCCAACCCAAAGCACCTGAGTGAACGTGACCCACTGTCCAGTCTGTGTAGTGGCTCAAGGCGTTAACCGATTTGATGGCCATCATCGGGCCTTCAAATGTAGACATGCCGTAGAACGACAGTGCAGTTACCATGAATTTCAAGATAGGGTCAGTGCGTAGTTTGTGCCATGCGCCAGACAAGGTCATGATGCCGTTGATCATGCCGCCCCAGCTTGGTGCTAACAGAATCAGCGAGAACACCATACCCAATGATTGAGTCCAATCAGGTAGTGCGGTGTAGTGCAAGTGGTGAGGGCCTGCCCACATATAAGTGAAAATCAGCGCCCAGAAGTGAACAACTGACAGGCGATATGAGTAAACAGGGCGGCCAGCTTGTTTCGGGATGAAGTAGTACATCATGCCCAAGAATGCGGCGGTCAAGAAGAAACCAACTGCATTATGGCCGTACCACCATTGCACCATTGCATCAACCGCGCCAGAGTAGGCTGAGTATGATTTGAACGCGGTTACAGGCATTGCTGCGCTGTTTACCAAGTGTAGTAGTGCAACTGCCAAAATGAAGGCACCGTAGAACCAGTTGGCTACGTAAATGTGTTTAACTTTACGAATAGCGAGTGTGCCGAAGAAGACAATGGCGTAGGTAACCCAAACCAAGGTGATCAAAATGTCGATTGGCCATTCCAACTCTGCGTACTCTTTACCGCTGGTGTAGCCCAATGGCAGAGTGATTGCAGCAAGAACGATAACCAGCTGCCAACCCCAGAAGGTGAATGCAGCGAGTTTGTCGCTAATGAGACGTACATTACAGGTACGTTGAACAACATAGTAGGAAGTGGCGAACAGTGCACAACCACCAAATGCAAAAATAACCGCATTGGTGTGAAGTGGACGTAGACGACCAAAGTGTAGGTATGGCCCGATGTTGAGTTCTGGCCAGTACATCTGGGCGGCGCAAATTACGCCAACCAGCATGCCGACAATGCCCCAGACGACCGTCATGATGGCAAATTGCCGCACCACTTTGTAATTATAGGTGCCTTGGTTTTCCATTACAGCGCTCCGATTGATCTCCAACTGCTTGGAATTAAAATTAAAATAAAAGATTGAAAAATAATAATTAAACTCCACATAAGAGCTATCGCTCCTCTGTGATTTAATTTTCATTAGGGAGAGAGCACTCCCTGAATGAGGTACAAAAGTGCCTACTGGACTATACGCAGACTCTGTGTATTCTTTCTTGACTGAAATCAAGTAGACCCGTCGACAATCCCGGTCATTTTACCGCTTTGTGTCCGTTCAGTCAGGGTTTTTTTTGCTTGAAGTGTTAGTTTTGCTTGATTTGTCACCAGTTGCATCATCGTCTTGCAAGATGCGCCAAGCCGGACCTTCGAGGTCATCTGATTGACCACTACGAATAAACCACCAAAAAACAATCCCGATTCCGAGTGCGATTAGGATGGACATTGGGATGAGTAAATACAAACTTTCCATTGATTTTCTTCTATTTTTTGGTTTTGGCTGGAGCTAAAAGTCGCAATGCATTAACTACCACAAGTAGTGAACTTAAGGCCATCCCAAGACTAGCTAGCCAGGGTGTAACTAAGCCAATAACTGCAACGGGTATCGCTGCGATGTTATACGCTAATGACCACGTTAAATTTTGGCGAATGATATTTCGGCATTTTTTGGCTAATTCAAAAGCGATAGGTAAAGTCGCTAAATTATTGTTTAATAAAATCATGTCCCCTGCGGCTTGGGCAATGTCAACCCCACCGCCCATGGCAATAGAAGAATTGGCCAGAGCAAGGACTGGGGCGTCATTAACTCCGTCACCGATCATTAACACCCTATGCCCTTTAGCTTGGATAGCTTGGATGTAGGCTACTTTTGATTCGGGAGTGGCAGCCGCACGAACTTGGCTAATCCCTAACTCATCAGCAACATGATTGACGATGGGAAGTTGATCTCCCGATAATAAATGAAGGCGGTAGCCGCGGTTTTTTAGATGCTCAATAACCGATTTGGCCTCGGTTCGTAATTGATCCGCCAACACAAAGGCGGCTTGTAGGCAGGTTTGGTCTGCTAGATAAATTAGTGTGCCTTGGGTGGTATAGGGTTTGACGCAGTCTGGGATGGTATGACCCAAACGCTCGGCTATGAACGAGCTTGATCCTAGCCAGTAAGTTTCGCCATTTATTGACCCACTCACCCCGCCTCCAGGGTGGTTTTTAAAATCGTTTACGGGGTAAAGCCGTCGGTCTTGTTGTTTAAATGCTTTTGCAATTGGGTGTTCTGATTGCGCCTCAAGTGAGCAGGCAATTAGCTGCGCAGCATCGCTAAAAGAAGCCAAGGCGATTGTCTGCTTTAGTTGTGGTTCTCCAAAAGTCAAAGTGCCTGTTTTATCAAACACGATATCTGTCACCGTCGCCAAATTTTCTAGGCTATTGCCACGGGTAATTAACAAACCTATCTGTGCAAGATGACCCGTTGCTGCGGTTAGCGCTGCAGGTGTTGCCAAAGAGAGTGCGCAAGGACAAGAGATTACTAGCACCGCAACGGTAAAGGGAAGGGCATGGATAGGGTCGTGATAGTGCCAATACAGATAGCAGGCGGCTGCAACCGCAAGTAAAACTACGACAAAGCGGCCAGCCACCCAGTCCGCCAGTTGAGCAAGGCGAGGTTTTTGTTGTAAGGCTTGGTCGAGCAAGCGTACCATGCTGCCCAGGCGGGTTTCATTGCCAACTGATTTGACTTCAATCGTTAGTGCTGATATCAAATTCAGACTGCCAGCTACAACGGCTGAGCCCGAAATTTTGGTAATGGGGTGGCTCTCTCCGCTTAGCATCGCTTCATTGACTTCGCTTTCACCCTCAATCACGATGCCATCAACAGGAATCGTTTCGCCTGCTTTTGTAACGATCAGGTCGCCGGCTTTTAGTCGGTGCACAGGGGTTTCATGCAGGCGCTTATCGTGACTTTGGCGATGAGCAAAGGCAGGAACCAGCTTAACCAGCATTTCGGCCGCAGCACCAGCTCGACGGCGCGCTTTGAACTCAAGATATCGCCCGCCGAGTAATAAAAATACGAACATCGATACCGAGTCAAAATAGATATCACCGTGTTCGGTAATTAGTGAATAGCAACTAGCGACAAAGGCTGCGATCACGCCGATGCTAACCGGTAGATCCATTGCTGCGCGGCCGTGTTTTAATTCGCGCCAGCTATTTTGATAAAAAGGCCAGCTGGAGAAAAGTACTACTGGCAACGTAAGTAAGGCGCTGCCCCAGTGCATCATGTCAAGCCATACAGGTTCAATTTCACCATCGGGCGCCAAGTACATCGGAACAACAAACATCATGACTTGCATCATTGAGAGTCCGGCAACCCATAGCCGAAGCAAAGCATTTTTACGCTGTGCTTGCCATTGTGCTTCGTTACGCTCGTGATCGTAAGGATGTGCTCGGTAACCGATTGCTGCGATATGCTGCAAAATGGTTGATAGTTTGACTTGGCGTTCGTCCCAGCGCACACGAGCACGGTGTGTGCTGTAATTGATTGAGACGGACAAGACCCCAGTTAGTTGTGACAAGTGCTGCTCATTGAGCCAGATGCAAGCTGCGCAACTAATGCCCTCTAATATCAGTGCGGCTTCACGAACATCATCAGAAACATGATGGACAAAATCGCTTTGTAATTGACTATCGTCGTAGAGTCGAAGTTGTTCACGTATTTCTTGGGGGAGCGGCTCTGAGCGACTCGCATTTTCTGTTCGCTGCGCGTAATAACTTTCTAGACCACTTGCTAAGATTGTGTCCGCAATCGCCTTGCAGCCTGCACAGCATGCGGGCTCGGTTTTTTCTCGATATTGAATGGTGAATTCAATGGGTTCTGGGCATTCGTTGCCACAGTGAAAGCAAGAGGCTGAGGTAGTCATCTCGCTATTTTAGCCAAAAAAGCCTTGCTTACGGGGTGGAATTTGTTGTTTTGAAGGGTATGTCTTTTTGTGTCTTTATGTGTATTGATTTGGTGGGTATACCCTTCAAAGTCGGGTGCTGATTTCGTCGATCATGTCTTCATATTCTTCTAGTTTTAGCGCCAGATGTTCGAGATAAATAGGCTCGATCATGCGCCATTCAATATGTTCAAATTGTTCAATGTGCATTTTGAGAATATGTTCTGCTAAGCCTGCAATTGCGATCAATGTGCAAACATGGTGCCAATCGGACTCGTCACGATAATTAAAGACCGTGAAATCATGGTGGTTTAGTACCGCAAGTTGCATCTCGCTAGGCAAAAACCAAGTACGACTCAGCAAATATCCGACTACATTATGATTAGTTTGGTGGCGTTGCTCTTCTAGATGAATGAATTCCTCTCGGCTAAAGCGCTCAGCCCTTTTTAATGTGCTGAAATAGTTAGTAAATCTAGCCGCCATCACTGCTTTGCCGCTACTGCGAAATAAGCCGAACGTGTAGGCCTCATCAGGCTCAATGCCATGTACTAATTGAGCAATCTGACTAGAAATCATCGCAACACGAACGGCCGACTCCCAAAAAGGTTCCATCAAACTGTGTTGGTCGCTATTGCTCAAGGTTTGCCGCAGCACAATGCCTTCTACCATATTGCAGATGTTGCGTAGTCCCAGAATTTGCAAAGCTTGATCTACCGAGTTGATTTTTTGGCTCAGTTGATAAAATGGGGAGTTAACCGCTTTGATCATTGCTAGCGAAAGAGTTAGGTCGCTATTGATTAGGCTGGCGATTTCCTCAAAATCAGGATCGCTACTGCACTGAGCTTTTTTGATGGCGGCAAGAATGGCTGGTCGAGGTGGGATGACCAAATTTTTTAGTAATTGCTCAGATTCCGCAGGAGGGATTTCGCGCAGCATAGTCGGCATCGCTTTACTTGATACATTCAATGTAGCAGTAAATCGCTAATTTGCGCTTGCTTATAACGAGTGTTCAGGGTTGAGTTTTGCGTTTAATTTCTTGCGTAATTGCACGTAAACCGTTCCCCCGACTGGCTGATAAAAAGCGCTGCATACCCCGTTGATTGAGCCAATCTTCAAAATCAAAAGCATCAATTTCTTGATTGTTTTTTTGATTGAACGCGCATAAAACCAGTGCGAGTAGACCTTTGACAATCCGTGAATCGCTATCTGCTGCAAGTCTCCAGCCAGAATCAGATGGTTTTACATCCAACCAAACTTGACTTTCGCAGCCTGCCACTTTGAGTGTTGGTATTTTGAAATGGCTCTGCCAATCTGGTAATTGCTTTGATAGCTGTACTAAGAGGCGATTTTTGCTTTCCCAACTGGCGCTTGCGTCAAGTAGTTCGGTGAGTTGCTCTAAGTCAATTTCACAGCCAAAAGGGTGGTCAAATCGGTTGTCAGTCGTCACTGTTGTCATCGTAATATTTCCAATGTTTCACTTAAAGCAGATAGGAATCGTTGAACATCATCGGTGGTGTTGTAGAGTGCGAGTGAAACGCGCAGAGTTCCTGTTAGGCCGAGTTGATGAATTAGAGGTTGTGCGCAGTGGTGTCCTGTCCTAACTGCAATACCCCTTTCGTCAAGGAATTGAGCAACATCATAATGGTGGGCTCCGTTGAAGGTCATTGAGCTTAGGCTTACCTTTGATTTTGCTTGTCCATGAATGTTGACCTGTTCAATTTGTCTTAAGCCATGCTCCAATTGTTGATGGAGTGCCGACTCATAGGCCCAAATCGCGCTGCGATCTTGTTGAGATAGCCAATTAACTGCTGCTGCAAACCCAACTGCTTGTGAGATCGCAGGCGTTCCCGCTTCTAGTCGCTGTGGTGCAGGGGCATAGGTGGTTCCGGAAAATGATACTCGATCTATCATTTCGCCACCGCCTTGCCAGGGTGGCAAATCTTCCAAGATCGCAGCGCGAATAAAGGCCGCACCGATTCCGGTTGGGCCGTAAGCTTTGTGCGCTGAAAATACATAAAAATCACAATCTAAATCTTGTACGTCGACCTGAAGGTGGGCGATGGCTTGCGCACCATCGACTAGTACATGACAGTAGTATTTGTGTGACAGGTCACAAATTTTCTTTATATTCTGAATGCTGCCAATCGCATTTGAGGCATGGCTTATCGCTAGAAGTTTAGCTTTGTTGTTGAGTAATAGCTCTTCGAGCTGATTAAGATCGACTTCACCTGCGGCGGTTAAATGCAGTTGCCGAATTTGTGCCCCCGACCTTTGTGCCAACATTTGCCAAGGCACGATGTTGGCATGATGCTCAAGTGTAGAAACAATAATTTCATCGCCTGCTTGCAGATTTTGTCCGTAAGTATTGGCGATTAGATTAATGGCCTCCGTCGTGCCTCGGGTGAAAATAATTTCATCGGCACTTTGGGCATTAATAAAGTTGGCGATTGTGGCACGCGCTTCTTCAAATGCATCGGTAGCTGCAACAGCAAGTCGATGGGCACCGCGATGGACATTAGCATTTTGGTGTTCGTAATAATAACGCTCAGCATCAAGCACCATACGTGGTTTTTGCGTGGTGGCCGCATTATCCAGATAGACCAAATCAGGGTGGTTGGCGAAGATCGGGAACTGTGCACGGCAGGTGATCGGATCAAAATTTGCAGCAACGACGTCAAACATAGCAGTCAAAGCGTGTGAGTATGGTCTGCAATTGTATAATGGCTATTCCAGATACGCAGAAAAAATACCCATGCCCTATAAACAACCCGTTTCCATCCTGCTGATCATTCATACTCCCGAGCTAGATGTCTTATTGCTTGAACGCAATGATTTTACTGATGCGTGGCAATCCGTGACTGGCAGCCGTGAAGGGGACGAAGCTTTAATCGATACGGCACGCCGCGAATTGGCCGAAGAAACTGGTATTGAGGTTGGTGAAGCACAAATCAAAGATTGGCAGCAAAGCCATGATTTTGAGATATTTGAAATTTGGCGTCACCGTTATGCGCCCGGTGTAACGACCAATACCGAGCATGTCTTTAGCGTGTGCTTACCCGAGCGGTGTGAGATTAGTCTCTCCGCCAAAGAGCATCGCCGCTTTAAGTGGATTAATTGGCAGCAGGCGGCCGAAATGGTGTTTTCGCCATCTAATGCTGACGCTCTACGTGAGTTGCCTGCGCGCAGCGCACATTAAAATGACGCCAATCCCCCTGCCTGAGCGCCGTTTGGTGGTGGCCTCGT from Chitinibacter sp. SCUT-21 encodes the following:
- a CDS encoding cysteine desulfurase, with the translated sequence MFDVVAANFDPITCRAQFPIFANHPDLVYLDNAATTQKPRMVLDAERYYYEHQNANVHRGAHRLAVAATDAFEEARATIANFINAQSADEIIFTRGTTEAINLIANTYGQNLQAGDEIIVSTLEHHANIVPWQMLAQRSGAQIRQLHLTAAGEVDLNQLEELLLNNKAKLLAISHASNAIGSIQNIKKICDLSHKYYCHVLVDGAQAIAHLQVDVQDLDCDFYVFSAHKAYGPTGIGAAFIRAAILEDLPPWQGGGEMIDRVSFSGTTYAPAPQRLEAGTPAISQAVGFAAAVNWLSQQDRSAIWAYESALHQQLEHGLRQIEQVNIHGQAKSKVSLSSMTFNGAHHYDVAQFLDERGIAVRTGHHCAQPLIHQLGLTGTLRVSLALYNTTDDVQRFLSALSETLEILR
- the nudB gene encoding dihydroneopterin triphosphate diphosphatase — encoded protein: MPYKQPVSILLIIHTPELDVLLLERNDFTDAWQSVTGSREGDEALIDTARRELAEETGIEVGEAQIKDWQQSHDFEIFEIWRHRYAPGVTTNTEHVFSVCLPERCEISLSAKEHRRFKWINWQQAAEMVFSPSNADALRELPARSAH